A window of the Cicer arietinum cultivar CDC Frontier isolate Library 1 chromosome 6, Cicar.CDCFrontier_v2.0, whole genome shotgun sequence genome harbors these coding sequences:
- the LOC140920813 gene encoding uncharacterized protein yields the protein MRKTILDEVYKSKLSVHPGSIKMYKDLKQRFWWSGIMKQVAEYVASCLTCQKAKLEHQSLPKTQHKFDSIWVIVDRLTKSTHFIPVRTTYDVTKLAEIYIADIVRLHRTTYKVRLIQEKMKTAQSRQISYVDQRKKLLEFQEGEHVFLRVTPTNVVGRALKSMKLTPKIIGPFQILRRVGLVTYQIVLPLNLAKLHNVFHVSHLRKYMVDPPHIITPNDIQLKDNISFVIPPLSIGDRTTKHLRGKEIVLVKVIWDQTTGDAT from the exons ATGAGGAAGACTATCTTGGATGAGGTCTATAAAAGCAAGTTGAGTGTCCACCCTGGTAGCATCAAAATGTATAAAGACCTTAAGCAAAGGTTTTGGTGGTCAGGAATTATGAAACAGGTAGCAGAATATGTGGCTTCATGTTTGACTTGTCAGAAAGCCAAGTTAGAGCATCagt CATTGCCTAAGACTCAACACAAGTTTGACTCAATTTGGGTGATTGTCGATAGGTTGACCAAATCTACTCATTTCATACCTGTGAGGACTACTTATGATGTGACTAAGCTtgcagagatctacattgccgATATTGTTAGACTACACAGG ACCACATATAAAGTTCGTCTAATCCAAGAAAAGATGAAGACAGCACAAAGCAGACAAATTAGTTATGTCGACCAACGGAAGAAACTGCTGGAGTTTCAAGAGGGTGAACATGTATTTTTGAGAGTGACACCTACTAATGTAGTTGGTAGGGCACTGAAGTCTATGAAGCTCACTCCTAAAATCATTGGCCCATTTCAAATCCTCCGACGAGTAGGTCTCGTAACTTACCAGATTGTCTTGCCTCTGAATCTGGCCAAATTGCACAATGTATTCCATGTGTCACATCTGAGGAAGTACATGGTTGATCCTCCCCATATTATCACGCCAAATGATATCCAGTTGAAGGATAACATTTCCTTTGTAATTCCACCACTAAGCATTGGAGATAGGACCACTAAACATCTACGAGGCAAGGAGATCGtcttggtcaaggtgatttgggaTCAAACGACTGGAGATGCAACTTAG
- the LOC101514497 gene encoding F-box protein CPR1-like, whose translation MEKFVAATNVKVNNHIPDDLAFFILSKLFVKSLYRFGCVRKAWTLLFENPQFMIMYRNYFLYNNHSYYDGASILLNHCLVPLTGEPGELLHSTLYLLFSDKFENRVKLDWPPPFHEDDRCIHILRFVCVNGTLCLTQGRGRYAKCVFWNPTTGEFKVIPPSLFEYVPYHDTMKNFHGFGYDHVRDDYKVIRQLDFFLDCYAYVPCDEPVGFTLMWEIYSLRSNSWRKHDVDTPFCSSYDEVYMDGFCHWSGIDDYHSLSKVGPCLVSFDLCNEVFLTTPFPSDMVDYCDILRLVLLNGSIAIIIYDESTTFHIRILGELGVKESWANVFIVKPLPCVQHPIGVGEKGDIFLRKNDDELVWYDMSTRTIEELGVKGSQGCCTIVVYKDNLLPL comes from the coding sequence ATGGAGAAATTTGTTGCTGCCACAAATGTAAAGGTTAACAACCATATACCCGATGATCTTGCCTTCTTTATTTTGTCTAAATTGTTTGTAAAATCTTTGTACCGATTTGGATGTGTACGCAAAGCTTGGACTCTCTTGTTTGAAAACCCTCAATTTATGATAATGTATCGAAactattttctttataataacCATTCCTATTATGATGGTGCTTCTATCCTCCTAAATCATTGTCTAGTTCCTTTGACGGGTGAACCAGGTGAACTACTCCACTCTACATTGTATTTACTTTTTAGTGACAAGTTTGAGAATAGGGTCAAATTAGATTGGCCACCTCCATTTCACGAGGATGACAGAtgtattcatattttgagaTTTGTTTGTGTTAACGGGACACTTTGTCTCACACAAGGGAGGGGCCGGTACGCAAAATGTGTATTTTGGAATCCTACTACAGGTGAATTCAAGGTCATTCCACCTAGCCTTTTTGAGTATGTACCTTATCATGACACTATGAAGAATTTTCATGGTTTTGGTTATGACCATGTTAGAGATGACTATAAAGTGATTCGACAATTAGATTTCTTTCTTGATTGCTACGCATATGTGCCATGTGACGAACCTGTAGGTTTCACCCTGATGTGGGAGATATATAGTCTAAGAAGTAACTCTTGGAGGAAACATGATGTTGACACGCCTTTTTGTAGTTCGTATGATGAAGTGTACATGGATGGATTTTGTCATTGGTCGGGTATAGATGATTACCATAGTCTTAGTAAGGTTGGACCGTGTTTGGTATCATTTGACTTGTGCAATGAAGTGTTCCTTACAACACCTTTTCCCTCAGACATGGTTGACTATTGTGATATTTTGCGCTTGGTGTTGTTAAATGGATCCATTGCTATCATAATATATGATGAATCGACTACTTTTCACATAAGAATATTGGGTGAACTCGGTGTGAAGGAATCATGGGCTAATGTCTTCATTGTTAAGCCATTACCTTGCGTTCAACATCCTATTGGAGTAGGAGAGAAAGGCGATATATTCTTGAGaaaaaatgatgatgaactAGTATGGTATGATATGAGTACTCGGACGATTGAGGAGCTTGGTGTTAAAGGAAGCCAAGGTTGTTGTACCATTGTAGTTTATAAGGACAACCTTCTCCCATTGTAG